One Sulfolobus sp. S-194 DNA segment encodes these proteins:
- a CDS encoding 30S ribosomal protein S26e: MPKKRENRGRRKGDKGHVGYISCDQCGARVPEDKAICVTKMYSPVDPALASELEKKGAIIMRYPVTKCYCVNCAVFLGIIKIRPEEERKQKAKLY; the protein is encoded by the coding sequence TTGCCAAAGAAGAGAGAGAACAGAGGAAGAAGAAAAGGAGATAAAGGACATGTTGGTTATATAAGTTGTGATCAATGTGGTGCTAGAGTACCAGAGGATAAGGCCATATGCGTTACGAAGATGTATAGTCCAGTAGATCCAGCTTTAGCTTCTGAATTAGAAAAGAAAGGAGCTATAATAATGAGATATCCAGTTACTAAATGTTATTGTGTAAATTGTGCCGTATTCTTGGGGATAATTAAGATTAGACCAGAAGAAGAAAGAAAACAAAAAGCAAAACTCTACTAA
- the pdxS gene encoding pyridoxal 5'-phosphate synthase lyase subunit PdxS — protein sequence MRSYELSFYEVEQFFYKLAEVRDIIKDQDLLSFLPQKLDAELVQGSTMVKHAFPIFQKGGVVMDVTNVTQAEIAEDAGATAVMVLDKLPYDVRKSGGVARMADPKIIEEVMNSITIPVMAKVRIGHYYEAKILEALGVDMIDESEVLTPADEEHHINKWEFKVPFVNGARNLGEALRRITEGASMIRTKGEAGTGNVSEAVKHMKIINSEIRSLVSMSEEDRMKKAREYQVPYQVVELTVKLGRLPVVNFAAGGIATPADAALMMWLGADGLFVGSGIFKSQDPDVRAKAIVLATANWEDPEIVLEAQKMISEQKSMMGIDIKALKPEELLQVRGQ from the coding sequence ATGAGATCATATGAACTAAGTTTTTATGAGGTCGAGCAATTCTTTTATAAGCTAGCAGAAGTGAGAGATATAATTAAAGATCAAGATTTGCTTTCCTTTTTACCGCAAAAGTTAGATGCAGAATTAGTCCAAGGTTCTACTATGGTAAAACATGCCTTTCCAATATTCCAGAAAGGAGGAGTTGTTATGGACGTAACTAATGTTACCCAAGCGGAAATCGCGGAAGATGCGGGAGCTACTGCCGTAATGGTTTTAGATAAGCTACCTTATGATGTTAGAAAGTCTGGTGGTGTGGCAAGGATGGCTGATCCGAAGATAATTGAAGAAGTAATGAATTCTATCACAATTCCTGTTATGGCTAAGGTAAGAATAGGACATTATTATGAAGCCAAAATACTGGAAGCCCTAGGTGTTGACATGATAGATGAAAGTGAAGTCCTAACACCAGCTGACGAGGAACATCACATTAATAAATGGGAGTTTAAAGTACCTTTTGTAAACGGTGCTAGGAACTTAGGAGAAGCTTTAAGGAGGATAACTGAAGGAGCATCAATGATAAGAACTAAAGGTGAAGCAGGAACTGGAAATGTAAGTGAGGCAGTAAAGCACATGAAGATAATAAATAGTGAGATAAGGTCTTTGGTTTCCATGTCAGAAGAAGACAGAATGAAAAAAGCAAGAGAATATCAAGTTCCATATCAAGTAGTTGAGCTAACAGTAAAGTTAGGGAGATTGCCAGTAGTCAACTTCGCTGCTGGAGGTATAGCGACACCGGCTGATGCTGCTCTTATGATGTGGTTAGGTGCTGATGGGTTGTTTGTTGGTTCTGGTATATTTAAGAGCCAAGACCCTGATGTGAGAGCAAAAGCTATAGTATTAGCTACTGCTAACTGGGAAGACCCAGAAATAGTTCTTGAAGCTCAGAAAATGATAAGCGAACAGAAAAGTATGATGGGAATTGATATTAAAGCATTAAAGCCAGAGGAGTTACTTCAGGTGAGAGGCCAATGA
- the pdxT gene encoding pyridoxal 5'-phosphate synthase glutaminase subunit PdxT: protein MKIGIIAYQGSFEEHALQSKRALDNLKIQGDIVAVKKPSDLKDVDAIIIPGGESTTIGVIAQKLGVLDELKEKINSGIPTLGTCAGAIMLAKDVTDAKVGKKSQPLIGSMDISVIRNYYGRQRESFEATIDLSEIGGGKARVVFIRAPAIVKTWGDTKPLSKLNDIIIMAMEKNMIATTFHPELSSTTAIHEFLIKMAKK, encoded by the coding sequence ATGAAAATTGGGATTATTGCATACCAAGGTAGCTTTGAAGAACATGCGTTACAGTCCAAAAGAGCTTTAGACAATTTGAAAATTCAAGGAGATATAGTTGCTGTGAAGAAACCTAGTGATTTAAAAGATGTTGATGCTATAATAATACCTGGTGGAGAAAGTACCACTATTGGTGTCATAGCGCAAAAACTTGGTGTTTTAGATGAATTAAAAGAGAAAATAAATTCTGGAATACCAACTCTTGGTACTTGTGCTGGTGCAATAATGTTGGCAAAAGACGTTACTGATGCTAAGGTCGGTAAAAAATCCCAGCCGTTAATTGGTTCAATGGATATTTCTGTTATTAGAAACTATTATGGTAGACAGAGGGAAAGTTTTGAAGCGACTATTGATTTATCAGAGATAGGGGGAGGAAAGGCTAGAGTTGTGTTTATAAGGGCTCCTGCTATAGTCAAAACATGGGGAGATACAAAACCACTATCAAAACTTAATGATATAATAATTATGGCTATGGAGAAAAACATGATTGCTACAACATTTCATCCAGAGTTATCTTCAACTACTGCAATTCATGAGTTTCTCATTAAAATGGCAAAGAAATAG